One stretch of Riemerella columbina DNA includes these proteins:
- the pheA gene encoding prephenate dehydratase: protein MKVGFLGPQASFTQLVASQIFPEESLIPQANILDCFSAVQAGNLDKAVVPLENSIEGTVSMSLDYLYDFKSIFIEAEAILPIVHHLMVHPQNQTVAHIISHPQALAQTFQFRRQAYPNSSTQDYSSTAAAAKWVSEHPEQPWAAVANTYAAQLYGLKILHSSIQDFEQNHTRFIIISKQNHSLQLPHQDLGQKTGLMITLPNDYAGGLHQVLSVFAWRRMNLSKIESRTLKTGLGNYFFYINIVGDWENILYQNAIAELESLGVSVRFLGNYHEYRLEG, encoded by the coding sequence ATGAAAGTTGGATTTTTAGGTCCCCAAGCCTCTTTTACGCAATTGGTGGCTTCGCAGATATTCCCTGAGGAAAGCTTGATTCCGCAGGCTAACATTTTAGATTGTTTCTCTGCAGTGCAGGCTGGAAATTTGGATAAAGCCGTAGTTCCCTTAGAAAATTCCATAGAAGGCACCGTGTCTATGAGCTTGGACTACCTCTATGATTTTAAGTCTATTTTTATAGAAGCCGAAGCCATTTTGCCTATTGTGCATCACCTGATGGTTCATCCTCAAAATCAAACCGTAGCCCATATTATCTCTCATCCACAGGCTTTGGCGCAGACTTTTCAGTTTCGGCGACAGGCGTATCCAAACTCCAGCACGCAAGATTATAGCTCCACCGCAGCAGCGGCAAAATGGGTTTCCGAACACCCCGAACAACCTTGGGCAGCGGTCGCCAATACTTATGCGGCGCAACTTTATGGGCTTAAAATCCTCCATTCTTCCATCCAAGATTTTGAGCAAAACCATACGCGCTTTATTATTATTTCAAAGCAAAATCATTCATTGCAGCTACCCCACCAAGATTTAGGACAAAAAACAGGGCTGATGATTACCCTTCCTAATGATTATGCGGGTGGGCTCCACCAAGTACTTTCCGTTTTTGCTTGGCGGCGAATGAACCTCTCCAAAATAGAAAGCAGAACGCTAAAAACAGGCTTAGGAAATTATTTCTTTTACATCAATATTGTTGGAGATTGGGAAAATATTCTCTACCAAAACGCCATTGCAGAACTTGAATCTTTGGGCGTTAGCGTTCGTTTTTTAGGCAACTACCACGAGTATCGTTTAGAAGGGTAA
- a CDS encoding dipeptidase, which translates to MQDTQNYITEHKKRFLDELIDLLKIASISADPAYNQDVLNCADAVADYLKKAGADQVEVCETKGYPIVFGQKIIDPALPTVLVYGHYDVQPPDPLELWESGPFEPVVKETPLHPEGAIFARGAADDKGQFFMHLKAFEAMMKTQTLPCNVKFIIEGEEEVGSASLADFLKENKEKLACDVILISDTGLYSMEQPTVTTGLRGLSYVEVEVEGPNRDLHSGLYGGAVPNPINVLAKMIASLIDDNGRITVEGFYDNVEVVSLEERAEMNKLKDDVEAFKKAIGLRDVQGEEGYTTLERTSIRPTLDVNGIWGGYIGEGAKTVIPSKAFAKISMRLVPNQTPDEITEKFVKHFEKIAPASVKVKVTPHHGGMPYVLKSDTEEFLAAKKAMEKAFGKEVLPFRSGGSIPITALFEEVLGSKCVLMGFGLGTDAIHSPNEHYGLYNFYKGIESIPCFFQFYTEMKSQK; encoded by the coding sequence ATGCAAGACACACAAAATTACATTACAGAGCACAAAAAAAGATTTTTAGATGAGCTCATAGATTTGCTTAAAATAGCCTCCATTAGTGCAGACCCAGCTTATAATCAAGATGTTTTAAACTGCGCCGATGCCGTGGCAGACTACCTCAAAAAAGCAGGTGCAGACCAAGTAGAAGTTTGTGAAACCAAAGGTTATCCCATCGTTTTTGGGCAAAAAATAATAGACCCAGCGCTTCCTACGGTTTTGGTTTATGGGCATTATGATGTGCAGCCGCCAGATCCATTGGAATTGTGGGAGAGTGGTCCTTTTGAACCTGTGGTTAAAGAAACGCCATTACACCCTGAAGGGGCTATTTTTGCGCGTGGTGCCGCCGATGATAAAGGCCAGTTTTTTATGCACCTCAAAGCTTTTGAGGCGATGATGAAAACCCAGACTTTGCCGTGTAATGTCAAGTTTATTATTGAAGGAGAAGAAGAGGTGGGCTCTGCCAGTTTAGCGGATTTTCTCAAAGAAAATAAAGAAAAATTAGCCTGTGATGTTATTTTAATTTCGGATACAGGGCTTTATTCTATGGAGCAACCTACGGTGACTACGGGGCTCCGTGGATTGAGCTATGTGGAAGTAGAGGTGGAAGGTCCTAATCGAGATTTGCACTCAGGGCTTTATGGCGGTGCCGTGCCTAATCCGATCAATGTTTTGGCTAAAATGATTGCCAGCTTAATTGATGATAACGGCAGAATTACAGTGGAAGGTTTTTATGATAATGTAGAAGTGGTTTCGCTGGAAGAAAGGGCAGAAATGAACAAGTTGAAAGATGATGTAGAGGCGTTTAAAAAAGCCATTGGGCTTCGTGATGTTCAAGGCGAGGAAGGCTATACCACGCTTGAGCGCACTTCTATCCGCCCAACTTTAGATGTTAATGGCATCTGGGGTGGCTACATTGGTGAGGGTGCCAAAACGGTCATTCCGTCCAAGGCTTTTGCTAAAATTTCAATGCGTTTAGTGCCTAACCAAACGCCAGATGAAATTACAGAAAAATTTGTAAAACATTTTGAAAAAATAGCGCCTGCGAGCGTTAAAGTGAAGGTAACGCCACACCACGGCGGAATGCCTTATGTGCTGAAAAGCGACACTGAGGAATTTTTAGCCGCTAAAAAAGCGATGGAAAAAGCCTTCGGGAAAGAGGTTTTACCATTCCGAAGCGGTGGCAGTATCCCTATTACAGCGCTATTTGAGGAGGTTTTAGGTTCTAAATGCGTCCTTATGGGCTTTGGCTTAGGTACCGATGCCATCCATTCACCGAACGAACATTATGGACTTTATAATTTTTATAAAGGGATAGAGAGTATTCCGTGCTTCTTTCAATTTTATACTGAAATGAAGTCTCAAAAATAA